From Paraglaciecola sp. L1A13:
GCCAGTATCAACATGATGTCAGCCAAAGCAACCTAGGTCGTTCACTAGATAGAGTGATTGAGGACTGTGTTAACGCTGTGGGTGTAGATTTAAATATGGCATCTGCCGCCTTATTAAGCCATGTATCAGGCTTAAACCGCACATTGGCAACAAACATCGTTAATTTCAGAGATGCCCATGGCGCATTTGCTAGCCGCAAAGATTTACTTAAAGTCGAGCGTTTAGGCCCTAAAGCCTACGAGCAAGCAGCTGGATTTTTACGTATTGTGAATGGTAGCAATCCACTTGATGCATCATCGGTTCACCCAGAGGCGTATCCGGTCGTGCAAGCGATAGTGAAAAATTCAGGTAGTGCAGTCAACGACTTAATCGGTAATACCGAGCTACTTAAGAAGCTTGAACCAGAACAGTTTGTTGATGACACTTTCGGTCTACCCACTGTAAGCGACATTATTAAAGAATTACATAAACCTGGCCGTGATCCGCGTCCCGAGTTTAAAACAGCGACCTTCAAAGAAGGCGTGTCATCGTTGAGTGATTTAAAAGTAGGGATGATTTTAGAAGGTGTGGTTAGCAACGTTGCTAATTTCGGAGCCTTTGTAGACGTAGGTGTACACCAAGATGGCTTAGTACATATATCGGCCATGACCAATAAATATATTTCTGATCCGCGCGAAATTGTTAAAACTGGCGATATTGTCAAAGTTAAAGTTATGGAAGTAGACGTCGCCCGTAAGCGGGTATCTTTCACCATGCGCTTAGACGACGATATCAATACACCGGCAAATCAAGGCCGGAGTAATAGTGAAAATAAACCGCATCAAGCTAATAAACCATCGGGCAAGCCTCACAACAAAAAGCCCAAGCCAGCCTCAGCGAATCTAGCTATGGGTAACGCGTTTGCTGATGCCTTTGCAAAAGCCAAAAAAAGCTAAGCTTCTACCACGCTGTTGCCAGCGATAGAATCTATAAGCCTTAAAACGTCCGACGAAAAGAAAATAAAAATCCGCTGACTATGTTTAGCGGATTTTTTATTGTTGTCAGAAACAATTGCTCGCATCACCATTGACCAAAACACTTAAGTCGGTATAGCTCATCGAACTTTAACGCTGCCTCTTTTTTACATAGCACACGTTAAGAAATTAACTTCGCTACTCTTCAAATTCAACCGTCGGCAAATTAATACCTTTACATAGCTTTTACATACCCTAGCGAAACTAACATAAGAACTAATACGTCAAACAATGGGTAAATTCTTGTTTCCTTGACCCTAATAAAGCGGAACTTTAACAATGACAATGAAAAAATTTATTCCATTAGCGGTATTGTTGCCTATGGTGCTAAGTGCATGCGCAGGCAAACATCGCCCAGAAACAAAACAAAGCGATATGTTCGTGACCAATATCAAATATACCAATGACAAAGTCTTCAATTTCAGTATTGGCTCTAACCAAGAAAAAGGTGACCGTGGAAAAAACAAGTCACAGCGTGGCGGCCGAGGCGGCCCTCCTCCAGACAGAAATAATTCACGCAAAACAGACAGCGAAGATACAAACGAAAATTCGCTCAATGCGCTTTATAGTCGCCTCGAGTTGAAGTTAAATGAAACGGGCTATTGTCGTGAAGGATACGTTGAAATTGATACCTACGAATCGGAAAATCGCTTTCATATTCTTGGTAAATGTAATGAATCTGCAACGCCTGAGGATAAAAGCCGGTTTGTGAATGATTTCGGTTATTAGCGCTATAGCGTTGTCTGTTGCACTCACTGTACGCTAGCCTTAGTGTAACGTATATTAAGGACACAACGAATAAACGCCGCTTACCTGAGGTTATAGGCGTTTTAGATGTATTAGAATTGGCACTATTAAGCGGAGTAATTCAAACCGTAGCTTTTCGGTTCACTGATACTTTGATAAAAGCGCTGCACAACTTGCTCAGCCATTAAAGTATTGCCGTTACGCTGCTCTGCAACGGCTTCGTCGTTAAAAGCAGACTGCGAACTTTCAGTTTTCAAGGACGACGTTTCTGCATCTAAGTCGCGGATAGACGTACCTTCATTGGTACCACGTACAATTTCATCTAATTCCGGTCCAAATATCGCTTGAGGCGTTGTTTGACCGTTGCCTTTCTCTACGCTAACACTGCCTGCTACGCTTAAGGTGTTTTCGCTTTTGTCCTCAGCCAATGCTTTGCGCGCTTCAAGCGTTTTTTGGCTGGCTTCAGTCGCAACACGCAAGTCTTGCGGCGAAGGTTCCGCTGGCGCAAGAGCAGCCGATTTGACTTGTTGCATCTTACGGATCGTTTCTTCTGGTGTATCCGCTTCTGACACATCAATAGACACTTCACCACTGGTAGCATAACGCTTACCGTCAGGACCTGTCGTATACTCGTAATCAGGCGCGCCAGCATATTGACCGCCGGTATTAGCGTGAGCCTGCTCGTGAGTACGCACCTCTGTATCACGTTTTTGAAGTTCGTCTATTTCTGCTTTTTCTTGCTGTTCTTCTTGTTGTTGCGCCAACTGCTGCTGTTCAGCATCGTCTTTGCCTGCACTTTCTTGTTGGGCATTGTCTTTATCTGCGTTTTGCTGCACATCAGATGCAGGCTCGCCTTGAGGCTGAATCTGGGGGCGTTCGTACGTAAGCGGTTGAGCAGGCGTTCTTACTTTGTCATGATCACCGGCTAAGCCCGACTCTGCGGCTGAATTTTCAGACCCCGTCGTCGCTGGAACTGTTTCGCGCAGGGTATTATCTCTGCGTGCAGCTTCAGTGTTTATATTCGCTGTCGGAAACCCAACAGCGATAGGAATGGGCGTAACGATGTTCATTTTCTTAGATCATTTTTTCCGTTAAATAATTTATTGTTAGGCGAAGGTATCTAACAAGGTACCAATCGTGTCATTTGCTACGTCTACTACTTTAGCGGACGCTTCGACGCCTAATGCGCCGGTTTTCAAATCAACTATGCTATCGGTCAGGTTCACGCTCGAAGTATTACTATGGCGTTGCGAATCACCATTTACATTAGCAATGTCTAGGGCTGCCTCAGCGACCTGGTCACTGGAACGCTGAATTCCTTGAACACCATTGGCAAATGCCGAATTAATATTGCTGTTAAGTGAAATTGCCACTGTGATTACCTCTACTTACCTCTTATGCTTAATTATTAACCAAAAAAGAGAAATTTAACAGTTACTTTTTACATGTCGATTTTACTTACCAGATCAGTCAAAAATTCTTCAGTATGAGAGATAAATGGTGCATGGGATGCGTGAGGGAATACTGTCACGCTGTGGGTAGCGGGTAAGGAGTATTGTATATAATCTTCCAACTTGACCGGCACTAAGCTGTCGAGACGCCCTAACATCCAATGCACTGGCATTTTTAGCGTATGCAGCTTCGGTCTTAAATCAACACATTCCAATATATCAAGTCCAGCGGTAAGGGCTTGAATATCAGCTTGCGGATATGCTTCGATACTACTTTTAATTTTTTTCATATCTGTTTTCGCTGACTGACTACCCATCGCTTGTATAGCGAGAAACCGATCGATTGTTTTGCTTAGGTTTTTTACCAGTTGCAGTGAAAACGCACGTAAAATATTAGGCGCGATACCCGGCCAACTATCATCTTTTTGAAACTTAGGTGAGGTCGCTATGAGTATGAGTTGTTTGATAGCTGCCGACTCAGTTAAGGCTATTTGTTGTGCAATTAGCCCTCCTAACGACCAACCGATAACAATACTATTAGCCGGAATAACGGTAGCTACGTCAGCGGCCACAGCCTCGATACTATACGTTTCTGGAAATGCATTACTGTTCTGACCAAATCCGGGTAAATCGATATATGTCACGCTAAAAAGCTGCTCTAATTGCGCAGAAATCGGTTGCCAAACGCCACTATTCACACCCCATCCATGTATTAAAACGAGATTGGGGCCACTACCTGATGTACGAGTTTTTAAAGCTGTTGTCATTTACTTCATCTACGCTTAAGGATTAGCGCGTTAGTGTAAAGACGCAAACCGTGAAATCAAGTGGATGCAGCTCTTGTGTGGAATTTTGCAAAGTTAAATATATCTAAATATCAACAATGCTTATTGTGTAAACAAGGCACTGAAGCGCTAGTTTGTGCGTATTGCACCCAAGATTTAGTATTATTTGAATGTGAAAAATATGATTACAACTTACTGAATTGGCCAAAGGCACAACGGGGACTTAAATTGTTATCGGCTGATCATGTATTGGCTATGGCAGATTATCAATGGCCTTTGTCGCGCCTAATTACTGGTTTGAAATTTTCGAATAAAATTATGCATGCTAATGCGTTAGCCGAGCTTTTTTTTCATCACGCTTTAAGAAAAAATGATTCATTACCCCAAGCAATAATACCCGTGCCATTACATCCGCGGCGCTATCAAACACGTAAATACAATCAAAGTATAGAGCTAGGTAAGTGCATTTCTGCTCTTACAGGCATCGCTTTAAAACCTGATTTAATTGCGCGCCATAAGGCCACTCAAACACAAACGTCACTTTCCAGTTCACAGAGAAAGGCCAATATGAAAAATGCGTTCTCGCTACATCGTCCCGTCAAATTCCAGCATATAGCGATTTTAGATGACGTCATCACCACGGGTGCAACGGTTGAAGCTATTTACCAACTTATCAAAAGCCATAACCCAAACATACAAATTGATATTTGGAGTATGTGCCTTACTCTTGAACATGATAGTAAGCCATCACGTTAACATGGCCACAGCTATCTGAGGGATTATGGCTGATCGGTGGCAATAAGATTAGACATAAATATCGCGTTGCTTAACAACCGCCTAGTTCCCCGCCAATAACCACGAAAATTAGGATCGTCCACAAAGGCAATTACTTTCCCCTTACCTACACTGTTAGCCACAATTGACGCACTTTTGCTCACTAGCGCTTGTAATTCATCTGCAGCATAACCAGACATTAAGGGGGTAGACGTATAGCGCCCCACAGTAACAAATGGCGTTTTAGGCACTCGCATAACCACAGTACTATTTTTAAATGACGGCAGATGTGAACGCGTAAATCCGAAAGTAAGGGGGTGACTCAAATCAAGCTGGGTATCAAAAACCGCACCAGCAATACGTCGTTTCGCCGCGAGTTGATTGCGATCTGCATAATTTAAATCCGTCGTCGAAAAGGCGCGTTTAATTTCATCTTGACTGAAAAATGACGCTTTTAACCAATCCTTATCTGCAAGCCACTTAGCACCAGTGCGCTGCCCTATCATTACGCCCCCAGCCGATAACCATTTTTCTAATGTGCGCACTGTTTTTTCAGGCACATCAGCGTAATTACCACTGACCCAAATAATGTGGCTATAACGCGTTAAATCTAGTCGAGGTAAACGCGATAAGTCAGTCATGGTCACTGGCATTTCAACAACAGTATCAAGGTAATGCCACGCTTCTCCCACTTCATACTGCGAAGTGCCTTCTCCACCTACCAATAATACCTGAGGTGTTTTAAGTCCGTGCATATCACGACTGCCTATATCGATGCCCTGCGCGGTCAAGCCAGATAGTATAGACCAAATTTTTATTTCGCTTTGTGCTGCACCTTCGTTCAATAGTGACTCTAGATTATCGGGTTGCTTTAGTGCTAACGGGATCAGTACTGAGCCTGCTGTAAAACTAATATTGCCTTGCGTCGTCAGGGCAGCGAAATCTGAACCTGCTATTTTGACCTTTACACCACCAGCCAATAATCGATAAAGCAGCTTAGGGGCGTTAGAGTCCTGCCATGAAAATCCGAAAGCGTAGGCGTCTTTCCCATCAATGGCCGTTAATTGTTTAGCAGACGCATTTTGTTCATCATTAACGGGGATATTCCGCCATAACTTGCGTTCAACAGGAGAGTATTGAATATTAAATGCGAGCGGTAAATTCCAACTTGATACGTCATAAAAACTATTATCATTAAAGCTTTTTCTTTCTGAAAACAATGACTTAACCAAACGGTACTGGGGTTGATTCAACGGCACAAAGATACTCGACAATGGCTGATAAACGGTATCATCCACGCTGACTTCTTTATCCAAGTAACTGAACTTAATTTGATGCTGCTGTAAAATAGATTTCAATTGTGCAAAACGGCTGGCGTCTTGGGATTCACTGAGCAGATAGCCGACGGTTTTATCATCTTTAATAAGCTTATTTGTTTGCGCGGTAAATTGCTCAGGGTAAGCGAGTAGCGCGGCTTTATTAGCTTGCGCGCCAGTGAACGTAGAAAGAGATGTCGTTACTTGATTCTGAATCGTATCGCTAAAATTCAGCACACCATGAATAGACTCTTGCTTATGCCCACGACTACTTGCTTGCTCGAACAGAATACCAATTGAGCCTTGGGCATCTGGGTAGGTTGACCCTTTCCCATAATAAAAATCGTCGTATGCTTCCTGTGTGAAATACAACTGTTTAGTTTTATCTAAGGCGGCTGCATGAAACTTTGCCAGCTCGGCCGTTAGCTCAGTATTGCGCGCCGGGGTCCACGGGTTATTGCGTGAAGCAATACCTGGTTGGAAAAAATAACTACTGTTAGTGCCCATTTCATGAAAATCAGTTAGCACATGAGGTCGCCAACGATGAAACTGAGCAATACGCGCTTGTGATTCAGGATGAGTCAGCAATAGCCAGTCCCGATTTAAATCAAATAGATAATGATTAGTTCTTCCACTCGGCCAAGGCTGTTGATGCTCTCTATGATTAGGATCTGCGACTAGCTGCTGACCACGATTGCCATTAGCCCACTGGGCAAATCGAGCCAAGCCATCGGGGTTGATACTGGGCTCCATCAGCACCACATTGTTATCAAGCAAGGCTTCAACAGCTTCGCCTTTAGCTGCTGCAAGGTAATAAGCGATTAACAACGCGGCATTAGCGCCTGACGATTCATCGCCATGCACGCTGTAGCCCATCCATAGGACAAGCGGTTGATCTGGTGCGCTTTTTTGACCAAATGACGACACGTGTTGTTGACGAATTGATGCTAAGTTTTGCTGGTTCTTAGCTGAGCTAAAGGTCAGTAATAAAAGAGGGCGGTTTTCATGTGAACGACCTGTTTCTAGTATGCTAACCCGGTCAGACTTAGCGGCCAAGATACGCATGTATTCGACTAGCTGATCATGGCGGACGTGCCATTCCCCGACTGGCGCACCGATGACTTGGGAAGGGCTAGGAATATCATCACGAAATTGCGTATTATTGGGTAAATAGTCGCTGTCGATTAGGGCTTGGGCCGAAAAGGAAAACAAAATTAGACTTACAAATCCCAAAAAACAACCGCGCTTCATATAGATAAACCTTTTATTACCGCAAAATAAGCTTAAAAGGTTCGCATATTTAAGCTGAAATTAACATAAGCAAACCTTATTACTTGAGTGTTTTAGTCAAGTAATTTTGATATAATCTTCATATGTTTCTACAACAGGACCTTTTTTATGATTTCTATCTCAGATACAGCCCAAGCGCATTTTTGTAAATTGCTTGAAAAACAAGAGCCTGACAGTAATATTCG
This genomic window contains:
- a CDS encoding putative metalloprotease CJM1_0395 family protein yields the protein MNIVTPIPIAVGFPTANINTEAARRDNTLRETVPATTGSENSAAESGLAGDHDKVRTPAQPLTYERPQIQPQGEPASDVQQNADKDNAQQESAGKDDAEQQQLAQQQEEQQEKAEIDELQKRDTEVRTHEQAHANTGGQYAGAPDYEYTTGPDGKRYATSGEVSIDVSEADTPEETIRKMQQVKSAALAPAEPSPQDLRVATEASQKTLEARKALAEDKSENTLSVAGSVSVEKGNGQTTPQAIFGPELDEIVRGTNEGTSIRDLDAETSSLKTESSQSAFNDEAVAEQRNGNTLMAEQVVQRFYQSISEPKSYGLNYSA
- the bioH gene encoding pimeloyl-ACP methyl ester esterase BioH, whose product is MTTALKTRTSGSGPNLVLIHGWGVNSGVWQPISAQLEQLFSVTYIDLPGFGQNSNAFPETYSIEAVAADVATVIPANSIVIGWSLGGLIAQQIALTESAAIKQLILIATSPKFQKDDSWPGIAPNILRAFSLQLVKNLSKTIDRFLAIQAMGSQSAKTDMKKIKSSIEAYPQADIQALTAGLDILECVDLRPKLHTLKMPVHWMLGRLDSLVPVKLEDYIQYSLPATHSVTVFPHASHAPFISHTEEFLTDLVSKIDM
- a CDS encoding ComF family protein, with the translated sequence MWNFAKLNISKYQQCLLCKQGTEALVCAYCTQDLVLFECEKYDYNLLNWPKAQRGLKLLSADHVLAMADYQWPLSRLITGLKFSNKIMHANALAELFFHHALRKNDSLPQAIIPVPLHPRRYQTRKYNQSIELGKCISALTGIALKPDLIARHKATQTQTSLSSSQRKANMKNAFSLHRPVKFQHIAILDDVITTGATVEAIYQLIKSHNPNIQIDIWSMCLTLEHDSKPSR
- a CDS encoding M14 metallopeptidase family protein, with the protein product MKRGCFLGFVSLILFSFSAQALIDSDYLPNNTQFRDDIPSPSQVIGAPVGEWHVRHDQLVEYMRILAAKSDRVSILETGRSHENRPLLLLTFSSAKNQQNLASIRQQHVSSFGQKSAPDQPLVLWMGYSVHGDESSGANAALLIAYYLAAAKGEAVEALLDNNVVLMEPSINPDGLARFAQWANGNRGQQLVADPNHREHQQPWPSGRTNHYLFDLNRDWLLLTHPESQARIAQFHRWRPHVLTDFHEMGTNSSYFFQPGIASRNNPWTPARNTELTAELAKFHAAALDKTKQLYFTQEAYDDFYYGKGSTYPDAQGSIGILFEQASSRGHKQESIHGVLNFSDTIQNQVTTSLSTFTGAQANKAALLAYPEQFTAQTNKLIKDDKTVGYLLSESQDASRFAQLKSILQQHQIKFSYLDKEVSVDDTVYQPLSSIFVPLNQPQYRLVKSLFSERKSFNDNSFYDVSSWNLPLAFNIQYSPVERKLWRNIPVNDEQNASAKQLTAIDGKDAYAFGFSWQDSNAPKLLYRLLAGGVKVKIAGSDFAALTTQGNISFTAGSVLIPLALKQPDNLESLLNEGAAQSEIKIWSILSGLTAQGIDIGSRDMHGLKTPQVLLVGGEGTSQYEVGEAWHYLDTVVEMPVTMTDLSRLPRLDLTRYSHIIWVSGNYADVPEKTVRTLEKWLSAGGVMIGQRTGAKWLADKDWLKASFFSQDEIKRAFSTTDLNYADRNQLAAKRRIAGAVFDTQLDLSHPLTFGFTRSHLPSFKNSTVVMRVPKTPFVTVGRYTSTPLMSGYAADELQALVSKSASIVANSVGKGKVIAFVDDPNFRGYWRGTRRLLSNAIFMSNLIATDQP